One Paraburkholderia sp. HP33-1 genomic region harbors:
- a CDS encoding hybrid sensor histidine kinase/response regulator, with the protein MTSDRVDSARAGRLPRRPAREQDDALFPAVPEQNFQVRRITLIALLVAAIVLPFVYVAAMAFADLRSREADATDLTLRTVRVAEEHALKVFDMNETLNSRIVDLTAGLDDDGIRAREHTIHDKLRTMGGGYPQVASVSIYGEEGALLASSRLYPSPAISSGQRDDFVGIRAGNELEHVSKVIAGYVTGEQVFNMGVERQAPDGSFGGVVSIALRPSYFDAFYRELLGSSDNTPIIMSLVRTDGAVLAHFPRGPHEPTALSADSPFAEAVRQGQRSGVVRMQSSFAGGTVIVAFRHVGSYPVYVLCGYRTSAIWTGWYQHLSVLILSMFTPSIALWCVIWLSLRRLGAEEEAWERWQAEASMRRSIESAYRQSRKMEALGTLVGSVAHDFNNLLMILSANVQIVRRRGVGGLERELAAMERALKSGQSLTRQLLGVARKQPLRTETLSLERWLPSCRELLRASLGAKVSLVMDSGVETWPVRVDVAELELALINVAVNARDAMPNGGRFTVRASNVVFRHEDGFPLTGEFVQLSLEDTGGGMAPEVLARAFEPLFTTKPKGMGTGLGLPQVFAFCESSGGLAAIDSAIGAGTSVRLYLPRASAEPQTSGPADALAPESGAPQGLRVLLVEDNEEVAAGTEALLQMMGHQVTCVFNADTALRVLEDACAKRASTGERLPFDLVLSDIHMPGKMNGIDLAEAVLAFDTQLPVILVTGYAEELDRARHVNVRVLSKPFDIGLLEKLLETIQRDVAQAGTDAATHPADT; encoded by the coding sequence ATGACTTCAGACCGGGTCGACTCCGCGCGCGCGGGCCGCCTTCCGCGTCGTCCTGCCCGCGAGCAGGACGACGCGTTGTTTCCCGCCGTGCCGGAACAGAATTTCCAGGTACGTCGCATCACGCTGATCGCGCTGCTGGTCGCGGCGATCGTGCTGCCGTTCGTCTACGTCGCAGCGATGGCATTTGCCGATTTGCGCTCGCGCGAGGCCGACGCGACCGATCTGACGCTGCGCACGGTGCGCGTCGCCGAAGAACATGCGTTGAAGGTGTTCGACATGAACGAGACGCTGAACTCGCGCATCGTCGATCTGACCGCGGGCCTCGACGACGACGGCATCCGCGCGCGCGAACACACGATTCACGACAAGCTGCGCACGATGGGCGGCGGCTATCCGCAGGTGGCCTCGGTGTCGATCTACGGTGAGGAGGGTGCGCTGCTCGCGAGCAGCCGCCTCTATCCGTCGCCGGCGATTTCGTCCGGTCAGCGCGACGACTTCGTCGGCATCCGCGCCGGCAACGAGCTCGAACACGTGTCGAAAGTGATAGCGGGGTACGTGACCGGCGAACAGGTGTTCAACATGGGCGTCGAGCGCCAGGCGCCGGATGGCTCGTTCGGGGGCGTCGTGTCGATTGCGCTGCGGCCAAGCTATTTCGACGCGTTCTATCGCGAGCTGCTCGGCAGCAGCGACAACACGCCGATCATCATGAGCCTCGTGCGCACCGACGGCGCGGTGCTCGCGCATTTCCCGCGTGGCCCGCACGAGCCGACCGCGCTGTCAGCCGATTCGCCGTTCGCCGAAGCGGTCAGACAGGGGCAGCGCTCGGGTGTCGTGCGGATGCAATCGAGCTTCGCCGGAGGCACCGTGATCGTCGCGTTCCGGCACGTCGGCTCGTATCCGGTCTACGTGCTGTGCGGCTATCGCACGTCGGCCATCTGGACCGGCTGGTACCAGCACCTGAGTGTTCTGATCCTGTCGATGTTCACGCCGTCGATCGCGCTGTGGTGCGTGATCTGGCTGTCGCTGCGCCGCCTCGGCGCCGAAGAGGAAGCGTGGGAGCGCTGGCAGGCCGAGGCGTCGATGCGCCGCTCGATCGAATCCGCATACCGCCAGTCGCGCAAGATGGAAGCGCTCGGCACGCTGGTCGGCAGCGTCGCGCACGACTTCAACAACCTGCTGATGATCCTGTCGGCCAATGTTCAGATCGTGCGGCGGCGCGGCGTTGGCGGGCTGGAGCGCGAACTGGCCGCGATGGAGCGCGCGTTGAAGAGCGGCCAGTCGCTGACGCGGCAGCTGCTCGGCGTCGCGCGCAAACAGCCGCTGCGCACCGAAACGCTGTCGCTCGAACGCTGGCTGCCGTCGTGCCGCGAGCTGCTGCGTGCGTCGCTCGGCGCGAAGGTGTCGCTCGTGATGGATAGCGGCGTCGAGACGTGGCCGGTGCGCGTCGACGTCGCCGAACTCGAACTCGCGCTCATCAACGTCGCGGTCAACGCGCGCGACGCGATGCCCAACGGCGGGCGCTTCACCGTGCGCGCGAGCAACGTCGTGTTCCGTCACGAGGATGGCTTTCCGCTGACCGGCGAATTCGTGCAACTGTCGCTCGAAGACACCGGCGGCGGCATGGCGCCCGAAGTGCTCGCGCGCGCATTCGAGCCGCTCTTCACGACCAAGCCCAAAGGCATGGGCACGGGGCTCGGGCTGCCGCAGGTGTTTGCGTTCTGCGAGAGCTCGGGCGGGCTCGCGGCGATCGACAGCGCGATCGGCGCGGGCACCTCGGTGCGGCTCTATCTGCCGCGCGCGTCGGCCGAGCCGCAGACGAGCGGACCGGCCGACGCGCTTGCACCCGAGTCCGGCGCGCCGCAGGGTCTGCGCGTGCTGCTCGTCGAGGACAACGAAGAAGTCGCCGCCGGCACCGAGGCGCTGCTGCAGATGATGGGTCACCAGGTCACCTGCGTGTTCAATGCCGACACGGCGCTGCGCGTGCTCGAGGACGCCTGCGCGAAGCGCGCGAGCACCGGCGAGCGGCTGCCGTTCGATCTGGTGCTGTCGGACATTCACATGCCCGGCAAGATGAACGGCATCGATCTGGCCGAAGCGGTGCTCGCGTTCGACACGCAGCTGCCGGTCATTCTCGTGACCGGCTATGCGGAGGAGCTCGACCGCGCCCGGCACGTGAACGTGCGCGTGCTGTCCAAGCCGTTCGATATCGGCCTGCTCGAAAAGCTGCTCGAAACGATCCAGCGCGACGTCGCGCAAGCGGGCACCGATGCGGCCACGCATCCGGCCGATACCTGA
- the parA gene encoding ParA family partition ATPase — MAAEIIAVTQQKGGVGKSTIAMHLGAAFHEKGKRVLVVDADGQNTLIHWASAASDGDIGIPFAVVNLSEAGSQIHREIKKFVADYDIIVVDCPPSITEKVSGVVLLAASVAVIPTSSSPADYWSSIGLVKLVQQAQVMNEDLRAVFLLNKTEEKRMLTRELKRALEELGFPLLKTQIPTREAYKQAMALGQTVLQMNDRGAKLAALEVRACANEIAALLP, encoded by the coding sequence TTGGCGGCAGAAATCATCGCGGTAACACAGCAGAAAGGCGGAGTCGGGAAGAGCACCATCGCGATGCATCTCGGCGCTGCATTTCACGAGAAAGGCAAACGCGTTCTCGTCGTCGACGCGGATGGCCAGAACACCCTGATTCATTGGGCCAGCGCTGCTTCCGACGGCGACATCGGCATTCCATTCGCAGTCGTCAACCTGTCAGAAGCAGGCAGCCAGATCCATCGCGAGATCAAGAAGTTCGTGGCTGACTACGACATCATCGTCGTCGACTGCCCTCCCTCCATCACCGAAAAAGTCTCCGGCGTTGTCCTGCTCGCAGCGAGCGTCGCGGTGATTCCAACGTCGTCGTCCCCAGCCGATTACTGGTCGAGCATCGGTCTCGTCAAGCTGGTGCAGCAAGCCCAGGTCATGAACGAAGACCTGCGCGCGGTGTTCCTGCTCAACAAGACTGAAGAGAAGCGGATGCTCACGCGCGAGCTGAAGCGCGCGCTGGAGGAACTCGGCTTCCCTCTACTCAAAACCCAGATTCCTACTCGAGAAGCCTACAAACAGGCGATGGCGTTAGGACAAACGGTGCTTCAGATGAACGATCGCGGCGCGAAGCTCGCCGCGCTCGAAGTACGGGCGTGCGCCAACGAGATCGCCGCCTTGCTCCCGTGA
- a CDS encoding response regulator: MLPIVIADDSLLARKLLTRALPPDWDVDVSYAANGCEALTLYREGKASVMFLDLTMPDMTGYQVLEALQHEDLNTFVIVVSADVQPLAQQRVRELGAIAFIEKPVTPEAVLPILKEYGLYV; encoded by the coding sequence ATGCTGCCCATTGTGATCGCCGACGATTCCCTGCTCGCCCGCAAGCTGCTCACCCGAGCACTGCCGCCGGACTGGGACGTCGACGTGTCCTACGCAGCGAACGGGTGCGAGGCGCTCACGCTGTATCGCGAGGGCAAGGCATCGGTGATGTTCCTCGATCTGACGATGCCGGACATGACCGGCTACCAGGTTCTCGAAGCGCTGCAGCATGAGGACCTCAATACTTTCGTGATCGTCGTTTCCGCCGACGTGCAGCCACTTGCCCAGCAGCGCGTGCGTGAGCTCGGCGCGATCGCGTTCATCGAAAAGCCGGTGACGCCCGAGGCGGTCCTGCCCATCCTCAAGGAGTACGGCTTGTATGTCTGA
- a CDS encoding chemotaxis protein CheC, translating into MSEPALNEDQRDALQEIANLAMGQAATRLARLLDSFIELSVPRVKMVAVSDAARTLREMTRIDDTVSAVRQGFRSDIKGEVLVICRSDSITQLCSLVDDPYARSSYEAIGERELMLDVANLLSGACVSSILDQLGRTPVFSAPGLLGETLTLDEVFQPGVLQWQVALLVEVNFALEHQSFRAHLVMLMAEDSIRHMNEALDALLSSL; encoded by the coding sequence ATGTCTGAGCCCGCCCTCAACGAAGACCAGCGCGACGCGCTGCAGGAAATCGCCAACCTCGCGATGGGCCAGGCCGCGACGCGGCTCGCGCGACTGCTCGATTCGTTCATCGAGCTGTCGGTGCCGCGCGTGAAGATGGTCGCGGTGAGCGACGCTGCGCGCACGTTGCGCGAGATGACCCGCATCGACGACACGGTCAGCGCGGTGCGTCAGGGCTTTCGCTCGGACATCAAGGGTGAGGTGCTGGTGATCTGTCGCAGCGACAGCATCACGCAGCTGTGCTCGCTCGTCGACGATCCGTACGCGCGCTCGAGCTACGAGGCGATCGGTGAGCGGGAGCTGATGCTCGACGTCGCGAACCTGCTGTCCGGCGCATGTGTGTCGTCGATCCTCGACCAGCTCGGCCGCACGCCCGTGTTTTCCGCGCCGGGCCTGCTCGGCGAGACGCTGACGCTCGACGAAGTGTTTCAGCCCGGCGTGCTGCAATGGCAGGTGGCGCTGCTCGTCGAAGTGAATTTCGCGCTCGAACATCAGAGCTTTCGCGCCCATCTGGTGATGCTGATGGCCGAAGACTCGATCCGCCATATGAATGAAGCGCTCGACGCGCTGCTGTCCAGTTTATGA
- the hpnE gene encoding hydroxysqualene dehydroxylase HpnE — MPKLVHVVGAGVAGLAAAVQLQRRGARVVLHEAQDHAGGRCRSYYDAKLGATLDSGNHIVLSANAATLNYTRAIGAADELVGPAQPEYPFVDLATLSRWTVRLSPGRLPWWIFDAHARVPNTGPTDYLSLVPLLFAKPGRSVAQTMRCDGPLWDRLLRPLLHALLNLDPRDASAELTGALVRETLLAGGLACRPLVARNGLGSAFVDPALRLLQHGGATIRLGSRLRDMTFAADPVRVQALHFADDSIALGANEAVILALPPDAAAALVPGLRAPTRFAAALNVHFAVEPPFGLPQVTALLNGTAEWLFAFDDRLSVTLDVAERLLDTPHDALVATVWAEVARAVKLPLAPVPRWQVVMEPRATFAALPAQETLRPGTRTRWHNLLLAGDWTATGLPAMLEGAIRSGQKAADTLLNQPMERR, encoded by the coding sequence ATGCCGAAGCTCGTCCACGTGGTCGGCGCGGGCGTGGCCGGGCTCGCCGCCGCTGTGCAGTTGCAGCGGCGCGGCGCGCGGGTCGTGCTGCATGAAGCGCAGGATCACGCGGGCGGGCGCTGCCGGTCGTACTACGATGCGAAGCTCGGCGCGACGCTCGACAGCGGCAACCACATCGTGCTGTCCGCCAATGCCGCGACGCTGAACTACACGCGCGCGATCGGCGCCGCCGACGAACTGGTTGGTCCCGCGCAGCCCGAGTATCCGTTCGTCGATCTGGCCACGCTGTCGCGTTGGACCGTCCGTCTGTCGCCGGGACGTTTGCCGTGGTGGATTTTCGATGCGCACGCGCGCGTGCCGAATACGGGGCCGACCGATTACCTGTCGCTCGTGCCGCTGCTGTTCGCGAAGCCGGGCCGAAGCGTCGCGCAGACGATGCGCTGCGACGGTCCGCTGTGGGACCGGCTGCTGCGGCCGTTGCTGCATGCGCTGCTGAATCTGGATCCGCGCGACGCGTCGGCCGAGCTGACTGGCGCGCTCGTGCGCGAGACGCTGCTCGCGGGCGGGCTCGCGTGCCGGCCGCTCGTCGCGCGTAACGGTCTTGGCAGCGCGTTCGTCGATCCGGCGCTGCGGCTCCTGCAGCATGGCGGCGCGACCATCCGGCTTGGTTCGCGTCTGCGCGACATGACGTTTGCAGCAGACCCGGTGCGCGTGCAGGCGCTGCATTTCGCCGACGACAGCATCGCGCTCGGCGCGAACGAGGCGGTGATTCTCGCACTGCCGCCCGACGCCGCAGCGGCGCTCGTGCCGGGGCTGCGCGCACCGACACGCTTCGCGGCCGCGCTCAACGTGCACTTCGCGGTCGAGCCGCCGTTCGGCTTGCCGCAGGTCACCGCGCTGCTGAACGGAACGGCCGAATGGCTGTTTGCGTTCGACGACCGCCTGTCGGTGACGCTCGACGTCGCCGAGCGGCTGCTCGACACGCCGCATGACGCGCTCGTGGCGACCGTCTGGGCCGAGGTCGCGCGGGCGGTCAAGCTGCCGCTCGCGCCGGTGCCGCGCTGGCAGGTGGTGATGGAACCGCGCGCGACGTTTGCCGCGCTGCCCGCGCAGGAGACACTGCGGCCGGGCACGCGCACTCGCTGGCACAATTTGCTGCTCGCGGGCGACTGGACGGCCACCGGCCTGCCCGCGATGCTCGAAGGCGCGATCCGCTCCGGCCAGAAGGCCGCGGATACGCTATTGAATCAACCGATGGAACGCAGATGA
- the hpnD gene encoding presqualene diphosphate synthase HpnD, translated as MAVSNPVVDDTEIDAAAATSGSSFYLAMRILPAEQRDAMYQVYAFCRAVDDIADSDLPRAERAAGLEQWRADIDACYAGQPRASLRALTRHIHTFHLQREDFHAMIDGMAMDAAADICAPDDATLDLYCDRVASAAGRLSVRIFGMRDEPGRLLAHHLGRALQLTNILRDIDEDAGINRCYLPLELLAREGIAAANPRQIADDPTLPRVCATLAERAKQHFAESDAIMDREPRGQVRAPRIMSGVYRVLLERTLVRGFDVPREKVSKPKLRLLWIVARYALF; from the coding sequence TTGGCTGTTTCCAATCCTGTCGTGGACGATACTGAAATCGACGCCGCTGCCGCCACGTCCGGCAGCTCGTTCTATCTCGCCATGCGCATCCTGCCGGCGGAGCAGCGCGATGCGATGTATCAGGTCTACGCCTTCTGCCGCGCCGTCGACGACATCGCCGACAGCGACCTGCCGCGTGCCGAACGCGCGGCCGGGCTCGAGCAATGGCGTGCCGACATCGACGCGTGCTATGCCGGTCAGCCGCGCGCCTCGCTGCGCGCGCTGACGCGACACATTCACACGTTTCACCTGCAACGCGAGGATTTTCACGCGATGATCGACGGCATGGCGATGGACGCCGCCGCCGACATCTGCGCGCCCGACGACGCCACGCTCGACCTCTACTGCGACCGCGTCGCGAGTGCGGCGGGCCGTCTGTCGGTGAGGATATTCGGGATGCGCGACGAGCCGGGCCGGCTGCTCGCGCACCATCTCGGCCGCGCGCTGCAACTCACCAACATCCTGCGCGATATCGACGAAGACGCCGGTATCAACCGCTGCTATCTACCGCTCGAGCTGCTCGCGCGCGAAGGCATCGCGGCTGCGAACCCGCGGCAGATTGCCGACGATCCGACGCTGCCGCGCGTGTGCGCGACGCTCGCCGAGCGCGCGAAGCAGCACTTCGCCGAGTCCGACGCGATCATGGATCGAGAGCCGCGCGGCCAGGTGCGCGCGCCGCGCATCATGTCGGGCGTCTATCGCGTGCTGCTCGAGCGCACGCTCGTGCGTGGCTTCGACGTTCCGCGCGAGAAGGTCAGCAAGCCGAAGCTGCGCCTGCTTTGGATCGTCGCGCGTTACGCGCTTTTCTGA
- a CDS encoding RNA polymerase factor sigma-70: protein MTQPRGASFDDPIYLAQLRRDLVRFARLQLRDVAAAEDAVQEALTAAWTQAGRFAAQSEHKTWVFGILRHKLVDTLRARQRTVNLSALEAELDGESLLDRELFKENGHWSRETKPRPWPTPETALRQQQFWALFEMCLEHLPEHIGRVFMMREFLDLDIAVICAELHINANHCSVLIYRARLRLRTCLSEKGLSSEDANGEV, encoded by the coding sequence GTGACGCAGCCACGCGGCGCCTCGTTTGACGATCCCATCTATCTCGCGCAATTGCGGCGCGACCTCGTGCGCTTCGCCCGTCTCCAATTGCGCGACGTCGCGGCCGCCGAGGACGCCGTGCAGGAAGCGTTGACCGCCGCGTGGACACAGGCCGGGCGCTTCGCCGCGCAGTCGGAGCACAAGACCTGGGTGTTCGGCATCCTGCGCCACAAGCTCGTCGACACGCTGCGCGCGCGACAGCGCACGGTCAATCTGTCGGCGCTCGAAGCCGAACTCGACGGCGAGTCGCTGCTCGATCGGGAGCTCTTCAAGGAGAACGGCCACTGGTCGCGCGAGACCAAACCGCGTCCGTGGCCGACGCCCGAAACCGCGTTGCGTCAGCAGCAGTTCTGGGCGCTGTTCGAGATGTGCCTCGAGCATCTGCCCGAGCACATTGGACGCGTGTTCATGATGCGCGAGTTTCTCGACCTCGACATCGCGGTGATCTGCGCCGAACTGCACATCAACGCGAATCATTGCAGCGTGCTGATCTATCGCGCGCGGCTGCGGCTGCGCACGTGCCTGAGCGAGAAAGGCCTATCCAGCGAGGATGCGAATGGGGAAGTGTAA
- the arsC gene encoding arsenate reductase (glutaredoxin) (This arsenate reductase requires both glutathione and glutaredoxin to convert arsenate to arsenite, after which the efflux transporter formed by ArsA and ArsB can extrude the arsenite from the cell, providing resistance.): MITIYHNPRCSKSRAACELVASTYNLANETTVIVEYLKKPLSVAELKTLNAQLGCAVREMIRDTEAEYKELNLADPALTDSQLYDALAKHPILLQRPIVVRDGRAVIGRPPENVASLFA; this comes from the coding sequence ATGATCACCATCTATCACAACCCCCGCTGCTCCAAATCGCGCGCCGCTTGCGAACTCGTCGCGAGCACCTACAACCTGGCAAACGAAACGACGGTAATCGTCGAATATCTGAAGAAGCCGCTCAGCGTCGCAGAGCTCAAGACTCTCAACGCGCAACTTGGCTGTGCTGTCCGCGAAATGATCCGCGACACCGAAGCCGAATATAAAGAACTCAATCTGGCCGATCCGGCGCTGACGGACTCCCAGCTCTACGATGCATTGGCGAAGCACCCGATACTGCTGCAACGTCCGATCGTCGTCAGAGACGGGCGTGCAGTCATCGGCCGCCCGCCGGAAAATGTCGCCTCGCTGTTCGCATGA
- a CDS encoding sensor domain-containing diguanylate cyclase, producing MNVPVESLSDLVVERVGFGIFVLDRDLNVLMWNRFMQDHSGLSAEQVVGRSIFLNFPELPRVWLSRKIESVFQLGSFAFSSWEQRPYLFKFDHDRPITGGVDFMQQDCTFMPLMRGREVVAVCVTISDVTHVSIVQREREEAVAKLQEYANRDGLTGIANRRFFEARLRDEFTRWQRYGGDMSMLLFDLDHFKKINDQFGHGVGDTVLRVMAQRVNGVVRAQDTFGRFGGEEFALLLPCTPLDDAMLVAEKIRCVIEETPVELIGTSVPVTASLGGAAARDGVPAYDVLINEADAALYRAKRQGRNCAVAFRLAGT from the coding sequence ATGAATGTCCCCGTTGAATCCTTGAGCGACCTCGTGGTCGAGCGGGTCGGTTTCGGCATTTTCGTGCTCGACCGAGACCTGAACGTGCTGATGTGGAATCGCTTCATGCAGGACCATAGCGGCCTGTCGGCGGAGCAGGTGGTCGGCCGCTCGATCTTCCTGAACTTTCCGGAACTGCCGCGCGTGTGGCTGTCGCGCAAGATCGAGAGCGTGTTCCAGCTCGGCAGCTTCGCGTTCAGCTCGTGGGAGCAGCGCCCGTATCTGTTCAAATTCGATCACGACCGGCCGATCACCGGCGGGGTCGACTTCATGCAGCAGGACTGCACCTTCATGCCGCTGATGCGCGGACGCGAAGTGGTCGCCGTGTGCGTGACCATTTCCGACGTCACCCATGTGAGCATCGTGCAGCGCGAACGCGAAGAGGCGGTCGCGAAGCTGCAGGAGTATGCGAATCGCGACGGGCTGACCGGCATCGCGAACCGGCGCTTTTTCGAAGCGCGGTTGCGCGACGAATTCACGCGCTGGCAGCGCTATGGCGGTGACATGTCGATGCTGCTGTTCGACCTCGATCACTTCAAGAAGATCAACGACCAGTTCGGTCACGGCGTCGGCGATACGGTGCTGCGCGTGATGGCGCAGCGTGTCAACGGCGTTGTCCGCGCGCAGGATACGTTCGGGCGCTTCGGCGGCGAGGAGTTCGCGCTGCTGCTGCCGTGCACGCCGCTCGACGACGCGATGCTCGTGGCGGAGAAAATTCGTTGCGTGATCGAGGAAACGCCGGTCGAACTGATCGGCACCAGCGTGCCGGTCACGGCGAGCCTTGGCGGCGCGGCGGCGCGTGACGGCGTGCCCGCCTACGACGTGCTGATCAACGAAGCCGACGCGGCGCTGTATCGCGCCAAGCGCCAGGGCCGTAACTGCGCGGTCGCGTTCCGGCTCGCGGGGACCTGA
- a CDS encoding NADPH-dependent FMN reductase: MPYHIAVVVGSLRRDSFNRQLAKAVISLAPSDFTFEYIDIGSLPLYSQEYDADYPEAGKKLKERVQAANGLLFVTPEYNRSIPGVLKNALDWGSRPWGTNSWANKAGAVIGISLGATGTALAQQHLRNVLAYLDVATMGQPEVFIKHDPSVINEKGEIVNDGTRKFLQTFMDRYVEWVKRHGAV; the protein is encoded by the coding sequence ATGCCTTATCACATTGCAGTGGTCGTCGGCAGCCTGCGGCGGGACTCGTTCAATCGCCAGCTGGCAAAGGCGGTGATTTCCCTCGCTCCATCCGATTTCACGTTCGAATACATCGATATCGGCTCCTTGCCGCTGTACTCCCAGGAGTACGACGCCGACTATCCCGAAGCCGGCAAAAAGCTCAAGGAGCGCGTGCAAGCCGCGAACGGCCTGCTGTTCGTGACGCCCGAATACAACCGCTCGATCCCGGGCGTGCTGAAAAACGCGCTCGACTGGGGCTCGCGGCCATGGGGCACGAACTCCTGGGCCAACAAGGCCGGCGCGGTGATCGGTATCTCGCTCGGCGCAACCGGCACGGCGCTTGCGCAGCAGCATCTGCGCAACGTGCTCGCCTATCTCGACGTCGCGACCATGGGGCAGCCCGAGGTCTTCATCAAGCACGATCCGTCGGTGATCAACGAAAAAGGCGAGATCGTCAACGACGGCACGCGCAAGTTCCTGCAGACGTTCATGGACCGCTACGTCGAATGGGTCAAGCGGCATGGGGCCGTGTAG
- a CDS encoding zf-HC2 domain-containing protein, whose amino-acid sequence MRMGKCKDITRLLSDALDRSLSTGEWLAIRLHLPTCSGCRNYRKQIRLLRVAAHVASGVADVDGAAKSDE is encoded by the coding sequence ATGCGAATGGGGAAGTGTAAGGACATCACGCGGCTGCTATCCGATGCGCTCGACCGGTCGCTGTCGACAGGCGAATGGCTCGCGATCCGGCTGCATCTGCCGACTTGCAGCGGATGCCGGAACTATCGAAAACAGATCCGCTTGCTGCGGGTCGCCGCGCATGTGGCGAGCGGAGTGGCGGACGTGGATGGAGCGGCGAAGAGCGACGAGTGA
- a CDS encoding sulfonate ABC transporter substrate-binding protein has product MSRDPLLTRRAFLAGVGATLAAVALPGFSTTAVAADEHAKELRIGYQKAASTLVLLKAHGTLEKRFAPLGIAVKWTEFPAGPQLLEGLNVGAIDFGYVGEAPPVFAQAAGANFVYTAYEIPTPHAEGILVHPDAPIRTLADLRGKKIALNKGSDVHWFLVAALQKNGVKFSEVQPVYLPPADARAAFERGAVDAWAIWDPFLEAAKRQTNARLLADADGIVSHHQFFLSARPFAQQNSEVLAIVIDEVSKEGEWVRGHYSEAAAQLAPIQGLDASVIESGLRHYAHIYKPVDANVLAEQQRIADAFAELHLIPTNIVARDAALSGKA; this is encoded by the coding sequence ATGTCCCGTGATCCGCTGCTTACACGCCGCGCGTTTCTTGCCGGCGTAGGCGCAACGCTGGCCGCTGTCGCGTTGCCCGGTTTCTCCACCACCGCAGTTGCCGCCGATGAACATGCAAAAGAACTTCGCATCGGATATCAGAAAGCCGCGAGCACGCTGGTTTTGCTAAAAGCGCACGGCACGCTCGAAAAGCGGTTCGCGCCACTCGGCATTGCAGTCAAATGGACCGAGTTTCCGGCTGGGCCGCAATTGCTGGAAGGGCTCAACGTCGGAGCGATCGACTTTGGCTATGTTGGCGAAGCGCCGCCCGTGTTCGCGCAGGCCGCGGGGGCAAATTTCGTCTATACCGCGTATGAAATTCCGACTCCGCACGCCGAAGGCATCCTCGTGCATCCGGACGCGCCAATCAGGACATTGGCCGATCTGAGGGGAAAGAAAATTGCGCTGAACAAGGGCTCGGATGTGCACTGGTTTCTCGTCGCCGCGTTGCAGAAGAATGGCGTGAAGTTCAGCGAGGTCCAACCCGTGTACCTGCCGCCCGCCGATGCGCGCGCGGCCTTCGAGCGCGGTGCGGTCGATGCCTGGGCGATCTGGGATCCCTTCCTCGAAGCTGCGAAGCGGCAAACGAACGCGCGACTGCTTGCCGATGCCGACGGTATCGTGAGTCACCATCAGTTTTTTCTGAGCGCACGGCCATTCGCGCAACAGAACAGCGAAGTGCTCGCGATCGTGATCGATGAAGTCAGCAAGGAAGGGGAGTGGGTACGCGGCCATTACAGCGAGGCCGCCGCACAACTCGCGCCAATTCAGGGGCTTGATGCTAGCGTGATCGAATCAGGCCTGCGCCATTACGCGCATATCTACAAGCCCGTCGACGCGAACGTGCTTGCGGAACAACAGCGCATCGCGGATGCGTTTGCCGAACTGCACCTGATCCCGACGAATATCGTCGCGAGGGATGCTGCGCTGTCGGGCAAGGCCTAG